One segment of Papaver somniferum cultivar HN1 unplaced genomic scaffold, ASM357369v1 unplaced-scaffold_137, whole genome shotgun sequence DNA contains the following:
- the LOC113334854 gene encoding kinesin-like protein KIN-14I — MAKAVTIPFSVASVVEDVLKQNGSRVRNIDMVSRKAEESALRRYEAAAWLRKTVGFVLSKDLPEEPSEEEFRLGLRSGIILCSALNKVDPGSVPRVVEKPAIPVPDGGSALSAYQYFENVRNFLDTVQEIGIPVFEPSDFEQGGKSGRIVNCVLALKSYSDWKQNGGNSLWKFAGTSKSNTSGKIVRRNSDLFMTSLSRTQSTDEKLLEDAENSNDDLADEPVTEMVTSNSLNALVRAALCDKKPEEVPMLVESMISKVMEEFERRLKSHNAVMETTLDGLVVPDGDKSLPETTSGEMKMKTPPEDAAAVDDDKSAVGTSHVENMDIEKDAEENSPEIVDQKIATEAEEGNKESASEITQSEEVCTLEEIRKDEHMKQKLIDEEEVRRRVYEELKEKVIAEEREKIRKEEELRLNNKNSQLLKQQLLDQQKRNVKELKHALHNTKEGMQHIQIKFREEFNDLGKHLNVLTHAASRYHRVLEENRKLYNQVQDLKGSIRVYCRVRPFLPGQAGRSSIVDHIDEGSIEIITLSKNGKEARKSFTFNKVFGPSATQEEVFLDTQPLIRSVLDGFNVCIFAYGQTGSGKTHTMTGPNELTEETQGVNFRALNDLFYLSEERKETFRYEVSVQMMEIYNEQVRDLLVSDGLNKKLEIRNSSQGLNVPDANLVPVTSTSDVIELMNAGQRNRAVSSTALNDRSSRSHSCLTVHVQGKDLTSGNTLRGCMHLVDLAGSERVNKSEVTGDRLKEALHINKSLSALGDVIASLAQKNAHVPYRNSKLTQLLQDSLGGQAKTLMFVHITPDPDAVLETLSTLKFAERVATVELGAAKSNTESGDVKELKEQISRLKAALARKDGGESGGNLTRSVSSSSISSTPEIPLTTKNIGGSLSLHGSKPETPVYTHGSKPEIPLYIHGSRPELSVSEFEYVRSPTNGSLPLYSEIVKGAAAARKQAADEKELASKDWVDKVMVNKLEMANGKESPAQGHWDAVNSKLPELFYQKSNTKNHPEQKCNGVTGTRSEMGTPDDSDIDALTSDSTSEPDLLYQQHIPRVSSVPTSLGSKLRKPSQIPGRIPDHSPVNKSSSIPSLATASPSRKMSNGVGPPLHKNGRQPVSTAGKKKSSGYGK, encoded by the exons ATGGCAAAAGCAGTTACTATACCATTCTCTGTAGCTTCTGTCGTTGAAGATGTACTTAAGCAAAATGGAAGTCGTGTTAGAAACATCGATATGGTTTCGAGAAAAGCAGAAGAATCAG CATTGAGGAGATATGAAGCAGCAGCATGGCTAAGAAAGACGGTCGGATTCGTATTATCGAAAGATTTACCGGAAGAACCatcagaagaagaatttagacTTGGATTAAGAAGTGGTATCATTCTTTGTAGTGCACTTAACAAAGTTGATCCTGGATCCGTTCCAAGG GTGGTCGAGAAACCAGCCATTCCAGTACCTGATGGAGGATCTGCTTTATCAGCGTATCAGTACTTTGAGAATGTGCGAAATTTCCTTGATACCGTGCAAGAGATTGGTATTCCAGTGTTCGAACCATCTGATTTTGAACAG GGAGGAAAATCTGGAAGGATAGTGAATTGTGTTTTAGCACTGAAATCATATAGTGACTGGAAACAAAATGGTGGGAATAGTTTGTGGAAATTTGCTGGGACTTCGAAATCTAATACGTCGGGGAAAATAGTCCGGAGAAATTCAGATCTTTTCATGACTTCATTGTCGAGGACTCAGTCGACGGATGAAAAGTTATTGGAAGATGCTGAGAACTCAAATGATGATCTGGCGGATGAACCTGTAACTGAAATG GTCACTAGTAATTCTTTGAATGCCCTTGTTCGTGCCGCTTTGTGCGATAAGAAGCCTGAAGAAGTTCCAATG CTTGTAGAATCCATGATAAGTAAGGTTATGGAGGAGTTTGAGCGTCGCCTTAAAAGCCACAATGCAGTG ATGGAAACAACTCTAGATGGTTTAGTTGTACCTGACGGTGACAAATCGCTCCCTGAAACAACTTCTGGTGAAATGAAG ATGAAAACACCTCCAGAGGATGCAGCAGCAGTCGATGACGACAAGTCAGCTGTTGGGACCTCTCATGTTGAAAACATGGACATAGAGAAAGATGCTGAAGAAAATAGTCCTGAGATAGTCGATCAAAAAATTGCTACAGAGGCAGAAGAAGGCAACAAAGAAAGTGCCAGTGAGATAACACAAAGCGAAGAAGTATGTACCTTAGAGGAGATAAGGAAAGATGAACATATGAAGCAAAAGcttattgatgaagaagaagtaagGCGTAGGGTGTACGAAGAACTCAAGGAAAAGGTTATCGCTGAAGAGAGGGAAAAGATTAGGAAAGAGGAGGAGCTGAGGCTTAATAATAAAAACAGCCAACTTTTAAAGCAACAACTCCTCGATCAACAAAAGCGAAATGTTAAGGAACTAAAACATGCACTTCATAATACAAAGGAGGGTATGCAGCACATTCAAATAAAATTCCGTGAAGAGTTCAATGATCTCG GTAAGCACTTGAATGTTTTAACGCATGCTGCTTCCAGATACCATAGAGTTTTGGAGGAGAACCGTAAGTTATACAACCAAGTACAAGATCTTAAAG GAAGCATAAGGGTTTACTGCCGAGTGAGACCCTTTTTACCTGGACAAGCAGGCCGATCAAGTATTGTCGATCACATAGATGAGGGGAGCATTGAAATTATCACCCTTTCTAAGAATGGCAAAGAAGCACGCAAATCGTTCACATTCAACAAAGTTTTTGGTCCATCCGCAACTCAAG AGGAGGTCTTTTTGGATACCCAGCCACTGATCCGATCCGTTCTAGATGGGTTTAACGTTTGCATATTTGCTTATGGCCAAACAGGATCAGGGAAAACTCACACTATG ACAGGACCTAATGAACTTACAGAGGAGACCCAAGGTGTGAATTTCAGGGCGTTGAATGACTTATTTTATCTGTCAGAGGAAAGGAAGGAGACATTCCGTTACGAAGTTTCTGTACAGATGATGGAGATATATAATGAGCAAGTTAGAGATCTTCTAGTCTCCGATGGACTTAACAAAAA ATTGGAAATTCGAAACAGTTCTCAGGGGCTTAACGTGCCGGATGCAAACCTCGTACCAGTTACATCAACATCCGATGTTATTGAGCTGATGAATGCTGGGCAAAGGAACCGTGCCGTTAGCTCGACGGCCCTCAATGACCGAAGTAGTCGCTCTCACAg CTGTCTAACCGTTCATGTTCAAGGAAAAGACTTGACATCTGGAAACACTCTCCGCGGGTGTATGCATTTGGTAGACCTAGCAGGAAGTGAGAGAGTCAACAAATCAGAAGTAACAGGAGATAGACTCAAGGAAGCACTTCATATCAACAAATCTCTTTCTGCTCTAGGAGATGTTATCGCTTCTCTTGCCCAAAAGAATGCTCATGTTCCTTATAGGAATAGCAAACTTACACAGCTCCTTCAAGATTCTCTTG GTGGACAAGCCAAGACACTCATGTTCGTGCACATAACCCCTGATCCTGATGCTGTTCTAGAAACACTAAGCACACTCAAGTTTGCTGAGCGGGTTGCTACCGTCGAGCTTGGTGCGGCCAAATCTAACACAGAAAGTGGAGACGTCAAAGAGCTCAAAGAACAG ATTTCTAGGCTCAAGGCTGCCTTGGCAAGAAAAGATGGGGGAGAATCAGGAGGGAACTTGACACGCTCAGTATCCTCGAGTTCAATATCCTCCACCCCTGAAATACCACTCACAACAAAGAATATCGGCGGGTCATTATCTTTACATGGATCTAAGCCTGAAACTCCTGTCTACACTCATGGATCCAAACCTGAAATTCCTCTTTATATTCATGGCTCCAGACCTGAACTATCTGTCTCTGAATTTGAATACGTCCGATCACCTACTAACGGGTCATTACCTTTATATTCTGAAATTGTCAAAGGCGCTGCTGCTGCCCGTAAGCAAGCTGCAGACGAGAAAGAATTAGCATCTAAAGATTGGGTTGATAAAGTGATGGTGAACAAACTAGAAATGGCCAATGGAAAAGAATCCCCAGCTCAAGGACATTGGGACGCTGTCAACAGTAAGTTGCCCGAACTCTTCTACCAAAAATCTAATACGAAAAACCATCCAGAACAAAAATGTAATGGAGTTACAGGAACACGGTCTGAGATGGGTACACCTGATGATTCAGACATAGACGCCTTAACTAGTGACTCTACCTCAGAACCAGATTTGCTATATCAACAACATATTCCTAGAGTTTCCAGTGTACCTACTAGCCTTGGTTCCAAGTTGAGGAAACCTAGCCAAATTCCTGGAAGGATCCCAGATCATAGTCCTGTAAATAAGAGTTCTTCGATTCCATCACTTGCCACCGCATCACCGTCTCGTAAGATGTCAAATGGAGTCGGCCCACCTCTTCACAAGAACGGGCGACAGCCAGTCTCTAcggcagggaagaagaaaagtagtgggtaTGGCAAGTAA